TGGCACTGGGTGCGGCGCTGGAAGGTTTGGGTATCGCGTTATCTGATAAATCCCTGATCAGTCGTGAACTGCAGTATGGTCAGTTGGTAGTGCCGGTAGATGTGGAGCTGCTGACAGGTAAAGCGTTTTATCTTGTTTACCCTAAAGATCGGCAGATTACTTACGGTATGAGGGTGTTCCGTGAGTGGTTACTTGAAGTGATGGGGCTGAATAAAGCAGCCGAATAGGCGACTGCCCGGTGACATAGCCCCCGTGCAGCCGCCGCCTCTCAGAAGTGAGTCGATAGCACCAGATTCAGAGTGTCAGTATCATCGCCCTGATAGTCTTCCTCTCTCACCAGTTCAACAATGAATTCAGCATTGTCGTTCAGCTCTCTGGATGCTCCCAGCGTCATTCGAGAACGGGCAAACAGGTTTTCTCCGGCATCGGTTAGCTGTTCGCCGTTGTCGGTTTTACTGTAGCCCAGAGAAAGGTTGCCCGAAGCCCCCATCAACTCAGTGGCGTAATCGGTACTGAGGTGCCAGACAGAAAGCTCTGGCGTACCTGCCAGCTCATCGAACTGTGCTGTTTTCAGGTATTCCGCAGAGAGTGACAGAGCGTTTATCTCATAACTCAGGTTTATTCGGGAGGCACTGACCTTGTTATCAGCGGTCAGGCTGTCGGCCTGATAAGGGTCAGTATTGCGGATATTATTCAGATAACCGACGCCCACCGCAATGCCGTTATCGAAGGTCAGTGCAGCATTGAGTCCCAAGTTGTCGACTTTGCTTTCATCGCTCTGGCCTTTAAACAGATAACCTTCAGCGCTGAATATTCCCTGACTAAAGCCGACCAGCAGCAGGTCATCGGTGTTATCGGTCAGATCGTCGGTTAGTGGGTCTGACCAGGCATTGCCGTTGATTACTGCAAAGGGTGTCGCTGTGCGGCCTGCAATCAGAGACCAGGGATTATCTTCCGAACTGATCGTTACAATCGCTTCATCGACATACAGGTCCTGATCCTCGCCCTCATCTTCATATTTAAGGGTGGTTGATAGCGCCATATACTGATTCACTGTGGCGTCTATGGTTAGTTCGACAGCATCAACATCCAGATCGTTTTCGCTACTGCCATCCGCCTGTTCAGACCCTGTCGCTAAAAATTCTGCACTGCCGCTGATAGTCACCGGGCTGCTGTTGTTTTTGATACCGGTTTGTTCGGCCATGGTGTCGCTCAGTTGGGATTCGAGCTGCGTTATTCGCTCTTTCAACATACTGAGTTCCGATTGCAGATCACTTGCCTGAACCGTCGGTGTCGCGGCTACTGATGCTGTGATCAGGGATGCCAGTAGGGTCTTTTTCATTGTATTTCCTTCGTTGTTGATTATAAATTGCGCCCGTGAACAGGCTCAGAAGCGAGCTTCTGGTCTGTTTATGGGCGTTGTTAAAAGTGTTCTATCTGGGTGTCAGAAAGAGAGAGTGGCCAAATGATTATCCCAGGCGGTTGCCATGGTTGATGGCAGTCGCTTTGTTGTACCCTGTTTCAGGTTATGCCGAAGGCAGTGGCCTGTGCCCGCACTGATAATAAATTCAGCACTATTACCGGTAGCGGCCAGGCCACAGCCATCCCGGCTCTTGATGGCGGAGATGAAACGGTTCTCATGCAGGTCCCAGAAGGAGATCAGATTCCCCCGGGGCGCTGATACCGCTGCGAAGCGACCGCTGTGATCAAACCTGGCGCTGCCGCAGTAACCTTTCATTGCCAGATAAACCGCTTGGGGTGCCTGTAATAATTCAATCGGCTGCCCTGGGTGGTGTACTGCAACGAGTGGCCGGTTGTGACCCTTGCCGGCCTGATCTTGCAGGGCGATAACGGTAGAGCCCTGGCGATTGGTATCGATATGGCGGATGCTCAGCTGGTGCAGATGCGCAGGTAGTTGCTGTTGTTCCAGTCGTTCCCCGGAGTGCAGGTTCAGTCGCAGTAACGAAGGCTGCATACTGTCGAGGTTGAGTTTCTCCCGGCCATGATCCGGGTGGGTGAGAATCCCGCCGTTGGCCACGGTTAAGATCGGGCTTCCCGGTTGCTGAATCAGCTCATGGGGACCTGTGCCATAGCTGGGGTAGTCGGCGATAATCGAATAATTAGTTTCAAGCGCACGGATGACCACCCGACCCTGCCCGCTTTCGATCTCATTTTCTGTGGTGATCAGCCAGCGACCATCCTCTGAGAAAATACCGTGGCCGAAAAAGTGCCGCCCGCTTCCCGCTGTAATCCGCTTAACCAGACGTTGCTGACGATAATCAACCAGATCGATAAAGTTACCCGGCCGTCGTGCTATGCAGGCCAGTAGCGGTAGATGCGGGTGTGCCTCGGTATGATGAGCCCGGCCCGGTAGCGGATGATCCAGCAATACCTCCCCTTGTTGGCCGATGAGGTAGAGGTGGAACTGTCCGGCGCTGTCTCTGGCTGCTGAGGCGAACATCGGTTCCGCTGAGGGGCTATCGTAATCTGCGGCCAGCGCTAGCGAAGGCAGCAGCATGGCGCTTCCCAGTAACCGGCAGAAACGCCGGCGATTAATCTCCATCACGGCTGTTAAATCCCAGTTGAATGTTCAGTGCAAGCATCTCTGCCGCTAGCCCCCGGTCAAGCTGCTGAAGGGTATCGCTTATCTGGAGTAACTCTCCGACTGTTTCAGGCTGATACAGGCTGGTGATCAGTGGCCCCGGAACTGTTTCGAGCCGTTTTTCGAGTCGGGTGAACAGGGTGCTGATATTATCCGCCTGAGCGGCTCTTCCCTGCTGTCGAAGCAGGCTGTCGAGGTTATTGGTGGTGCCTGAATAAAGGTGTCGGATACTGGCGATGTTGAGCTGGATATTGCGAAGCGAGCGCTGACTGCGCCAGGATTCGCTACGTTTTGGCCGTACACGGCCATCTCCCAGAGGCCTGAGGATCTTCTGATCCCGGATCGCTTCAATCGGTTCAATCAGTGATTTCATCATCTCGATAGCCGCTTCCTGGTGGCTATCAAAGTAGCTATTCTGGCTACCGGCGTGAGACAGAGAGCCACTGTAACCACCGACCCACTCATCCAGCGTTGCCTGGCTGTTTATCGCTATATAGGCAGCGATGGTCTGGCTTAACTGACAGCGATAGCTGTTGTTGGTTAGTTGAGCTAACGAACTGCTAAATAACAAACGCTCCAGAGCGGGTAATCCTTTTACTCCGATACTGGCCTTGTACAGATAATCTGTACTCAGAGTCTCAGGGTTTTGTTGTTGCAGCAGTAGATTGAGTTGTTTGCCGATCAGGTTTTTCTTATCCGGCCAGAACTGCATACTGAAATTGCGCATCAGGGTTTCAATCGGGCCAAACTGGATATGCTGAACTTCCTGCCAGGCGTCCATAGTTTGCTGGAAGTCTTTCTTAGCGCTCTCCAATTGCACGGATTCCGGCTGGCGGCAGAGGGTAGTCGTACTGGCCGCCAGCTTAGCACTGCTGTATTGCAGCGCCCGGTAGCGGGGCAGTATGTGCTCTTCGACAAGGTTATGGTTAAGCGATTGCCATTGCTGTTCTGAGGGGGCTGCATGGAGCTTTCCTGCTACGGTAAGTAGAAGAGAAATGCCCAAAAAGACCGGCCACAGGGCCTTAGAATTGGAATTCATAGTGACTCCAGAAAAGTAACAAGCGCGTTTCGCTCGTGGGTCGGCAGGTTGATGATATTCTCCCGTGATGCTTTAGCTTCACCGCCATGCCACAAAACCGCCTCGAGTAAGTTTCTGGCGCGCCCGTCATGGAGAAAGTAGGTATGGCCGCTCACTGTTTTAGTCAGTCCGATGCCCCAGAGAGGCGGCGTTCTCCATTCGTTTCCAGTCGCCAGAAACTCTGACCGGTTATCCGCCAGGCCTTCTCCCATATCGTGTAGCAGCAAGTCGGTATAGGGCCAGATCAGTTGGTTAGATTGCTCGGGCATATCTGTACGTGAGGCGGTCGTAAAGCTTGGCTGGTGGCAAGCGGCGCAACCACTCTGATGAAATACAGCTTTGCCTTGTAATACTTCGGGTTTGTTGAAGTCGGGGCGTGCAGGTGGTGCCAGATTACGGCTGTAAAATTCAACCAGCTTAACCATCTCTCCGGATGCCTCGGCATTATCCTGCTGTGGCGTGATGCCGTCTGGTTGGAGCAAACAGTCTTTCTGATAGCGGGTGCAATCACCGGCCGCGGCAGAAACGAAAGGAGTCGATATCCCCATGTCTCCGCTGAAAGCGCCCACAGCCTGCTGGATCAGCGTCGGATTCCCCGCCTTCCAGCCAAATCGCCCCAGGTCTTGCTGCTGGGTGAAACTGTTCCAGACCCGGTTGGTCCGGCCAGAGATTCCATCCTTGTTACGATCATCCGGATCAGCCAGCGCCTCAATATCGGCAGGAGCCAGCGCTTCTAGCAAGCCCAGGCCAATCATCTGCGGTGCCACTCGTGGTGATAGCATGGCCTGGGGGTGCAGTGGGCCATAGCTTAGGTTTGAAACACTGTATTGGGGTTGGCGAAGGCTTACCTGAAGACCGTCAGCCAGGGTCACGGGTATTTCGCGGTAATTGATGACCATCCGCCCCTCTGAGGCCATGCCATTGATGGCCATATCCTGCAACTGGCCACCGTAGGTTGGCTCGGGAATGACCGCCGCTTTGCCGCTTTCAAGCAGTTGGCGCTGAGCATCGTTCTGCGGCGGAATGCTGAGACGTAGAAACATTGATATAGCGTTGTCTTCCGGCCAGTTTGCTTCCGGTGGATGCCCCCGACCATCTTTCAGGTGACAACGCTGACAAGAGCGGGCGTTGTAGAGAGGCCCCAGTCCATCACTGGCTGTGGTAGAAGAGGGCGCGGGCACCCATATCTTCTTGAAAATGCCGTTGCCCAGTTTGAAGTTAAGCTCGTTCTCAAAACTCATGTTGGCTGAGCTTTGAGAAAAGGCATTTATATTCAACTGTTTATGATGGGTTGTACTGCCGCCGGGCCGTGCTTCACCGGGTTCCGGCAAAGGCTGCTCTATCGCTGCAGTCGCTGAAGAGGCCATTGCTATCGTGGCAATCACGACAGCAATAGGGGTAAACAAATGTCTGCAGGCCATCGTTTACTCCAGAACCTGAGCGGGATTATCCAGACTATCGGAGCCTTCCAGTTGGATCCCTTCCAGGTGCAGCAGCGCGATAATATTTTCAATGGCGCGGGTCTCTTCGGTTAGCGCATCGACGAAGTTTTGTACCACCAGGTTACCTGAGGTATTGCCCTCACCAATTAAAACATCGAAGGTTTCACCTTGTGCTGCACGGTCTACCAGCTTCTGGGCTGCGTTTTCGGTTGTTTGTAGCTTGTTCAGCATATTCTGATTGGTGACAGCCGCTTGAGCAGCAACATAGTCTGAAAGGCTTGGGCCGGAAACCGTTGAGCCGTCGATACGGGTGTAGCTGCCCTGATACACATTGCGGATCCCTTTAGCGTCATAGTAGTGGGACCAGTGAGTATTATCAGAGAAGCAGTCATGTTCCTCTTCAGGGTCATGTAGCATCAGTCCCAGTTTGGTTCTTTCTCCTGCCAGTTCGCCGTAGGCCAAGCTCCCCATACCGGTCAGGATGGTTGCAATGGCATGCTTTTCACTTTTTTCACTGATTTGTTGACGCGCTTCTCCTCCCTCTTTCCAGTTATCAACCATCTCCTGAAGATCAGTGATCAAAAGCTGTGTTGCCGCTTGCAGGTAGTCCCGGCGCCGGTCGCAGTGGCCTCCGGTACAGTGTTCCAGATTAAAGTCTGTTGCTGGGCGGTTACCCGCGCCAGGGGATGTGCCGTTCAGGTCCTGGCCCCAGAGAAGAAATTCGATGGCGTGATAACCCGTCGCCACATTAGCTTCTATACCATCGACTTCATGCAGAGTGTCTGACAGAAATTCAGGGGTGATGTGGCTGGCATCAATCTGCACGCCACCGACCCGAAGAGAGGTGTTGGCAATGACATTGGCGCGGTAGAGGGTGTTCTCGTCAGATTCTGAACCGTAGTAACCACTGTCGACATAATCGATCAGCCCCTCATCCAGTGGCCAGGCGTTTACCCGCCCCTCCCAGTCATCCACGAGGAGATTACCAAAACGGAATACTTCAGATTGCTGGTAAGGAACACGGGCGGCTATCCAGGCTGTACGTGCTTTGTCGAGTGAGGCTTGGGTTGGGTTCTCTAACAGATTGTTGGTGCTTAGCTGTAGGTCTTTTGCGCTATTGAGAGAATCTTCATAGGTTGCAAGGGCAATATCCGCGTAAGTTTTAATAATTTCAGCGGGTGCTGGTGCAGCATATAAGGCTACGGAATAGTGGCATGTTCCGGCGAGGATGGTGGAAGTCAGTAAGGTTTTGAATTGCATAGCAAGTCTCCTGTAAGTTCAGGATGTAGATGCTAATGCAAACGAGAATGATTCGCAATATCTTTTATGATTTTAGAATATGTCCTGAAAAATTAGTCAGTTAATTGATCATCAGGGTGTAAAGGGCCTCCTTTATAACGAATTAAGGAAAGTGATCAGGGCATGCCGCTCTGATGATGTTAAATTGATAACCTGCTGTCGGGACGCTTCAGCCTCTCCTCCATGCCAGAGAATCGCTTCCAAAAGGTTTCGTGCCCGACCATCATGGAGAAAGTTGCTATGACCGCTGACAGTTTCGGTCAGGCCGATGCCCCATAAGGGCGGAGTTCGCCATTCACGGCCACTGGCTAAGTACTCCGGACGATGGTCCGCCAGGCCTTCCCCCATATCGTGGAGTAACAGATCGCTATAGGGCCAGATCAGCTGCGCAGACTGTTCGGCAAGATCGGGTCTGTACGCCGTTTGAAAGCTGGGTTGGTGGCATTTATGACAGCCAATGCGCTGGAACACTCTCTTACCCCTCAAAACTTCCGGCTTTAAGGCATCAGGCCGGGCAGGAGGCCCCAGATTACCGGTATAGATTACCAACTGTTCGACAACTATTGAGGAGGCTTCAGTGTTTTCTTGTAATGGAGTATTACCATTTGGCTGGCTTAAGCAGGTTATTTGGGCCGAGGTGCAGTCACCACTTGAGGAGGGCATGTAAGGCGTGGCAATGCCAATATCATTGCTGAGTGCGCTAACAGTCTGTTGTATAACTGTAGGGTTACCGGCTTTCCAGCCAAATCGTCCCAGTGCTTGCTGTTCGCTAAACATGTCCCATACCCGGTTGGGTCGGCCTGAGATGCCGTCGCCATCGGTATCATCGGGATCACTCAAGCTAAGAATATCGCTTTCAGGGATCGCTTCCAGCAATAATAGTCCCAGCATATGTGGAGCGACTCTGGGTGAGAGCATGACATCCGGATGGAGCGGTCCGAAATTCAATTCACTTACGGTGTATTCGGGCTTGCGCAGTCTGATCTCAGTTCCATCCGCCATGTTAACCGTCTTCTCGGTATAGCTGATATGCATATGACCCTCTTCCGAGAGGCCGTTGATGGAAAAATTTTGCAGTTGTCCGCCATAGACAGGCTCTGGAATAACGCCAACTTTGCCACTCTTGAGCAGTTGGTGGTGCTCAAGAGTCTGCGGAGGGATGCTCAGACGCAGAAACATCGATACGGCTCTGTCATTGGGCCAGTTTGCGGTAGGAGGATGGCCACGGCCATCCCTTGGATGACACTCCTCGCAAGCGTGTGCGTTATATAGAGGGCCGAGTCCGTCGCTTGCGGTGGATGTTGAGGGGGATGGCAGCCAGATATCTGCAAAAACGCTGTCCCCAAGCTCAAAGCGCAATCGGTTAGCAAGCCTCATATTCGCCGATGCGTGAGTGAAAACATCACGATTCCGGGGTTTGTGGTGACTGGTATCGCCACCGGGCAGCTCCTCTCCAGGGTTGTATATCGCCATTCCTTCAGCAAGCACCGTTACTGGCTCCGTAACGGGAATGCTCAGCGTTATAAGCAGGATTAAGAGCTTGTAGGGTAGGGCTAGCGGCACAGAGTTATTCCATTATTCATACAAGGGGACGCTGTTGAATCGTTAATTTGAGTATACTGTCCCTGAAAGACATTACGATCCTTTTTGGTCTTATTGAGGTGAGACTATAGTGGATATTGTCAGAGATATCGGGTGGGGCTTTGGGGTTAGCGTAGTGCTTGGCGCTAATGGTATTGGTAACCGGAATATACGTCCTCATCGGGGTTTTAAGGGCCGCTGTCAGCCAAAAAAAAGAAGCCAGCAATCATTGCTGGCCTCCCGCAATACCTATGAAAAGTGCTCTTCTAATTCGTCTGCTCCGCCGATTCGCTGACCATCAATAAAGACTTGCGGTGTCGTGCCCTGGCCACTGATCGCGGCTAAAGAGCTGTAACTTAGGCCGTGACTGCCCAATTCTACCTCTTCATAGCTTAAGCCTTTCTCGGTCAGCAGTTTTTTTGCGCGTATGCAGTGTGGGCATCCTGGCTTGGTCAGAATGCTGACCCGCTTTGGCTGCTCAGCGATAGGGTTGATGTAATTAAGCATGGTATCGGCATCGGATACTTTGAACGGATCGCCAGGCAGATCCGGTTCAATAAATTGCTTCTCGATTACGCCGTCGACTACCAGCATAGAGTAACGCCAGCTGCGTTTGCCAAAGCCCAGCTCGTCCTTCCCTACCAGCATATTCATTCCTGCAGCGAACTCACCGTTGCCATCAGGAATAAAGGTGATGTTTTCAGCCCCCTGGTCACCCTGCCATGCGTTCATCACAAAGGTGTCGTTGACCGACAGACAGATAATGCTATCAACGCCTTCATTAGCGAATACCGGTGCTAGCTCGTTATACCGGGGCAGGTGAGTCGTTGAGCAAGTCGGGGTGAATGCGCCAGGCAGGGCAAATACAACTACCTTCTTACCGGCAAACAGCTCATCTGTGGTGACATCAACCCATTGATTATTTTGTTGAGTGTGAAAGGTTACTTGTGGAACGGTTTGACCTTCGCTGTTGGTGGACATTTTTCGTTTTCCTTCAAATGTGTGCTGTTTCGATAGAGAGATAATGCCAAAGAGCGGTCTTTTAATAAAATTAATTAAATAAACAAAGCTGATAGTTAAAAGCTAATTAAGACCTTGTCTTAGGATTATCTTGTCTAAGCTGGTCAAAAAATTGACAATTTACACCTGAGTCCCGGCTCCCTGGCTAGCCTATATGGCTTAAATCACTTACGATTAGCGCGCCTTTTCTGTTGTCTATTTTATTGTTCCGGGATTCACTCATGCGCCCTCTGCTACAAGCCTACTATAGTAATTTTCTGGGTAATTCGCCTAGCTGGTATAAGCTGACGATTATTAGTTTTTTGTTGCTTAACCCCGTTCTTTTGGTGCTCTTCGGACCGGTAATCACGGGTTGGCTGCTAATCTTCGAATTTATCTTTACGTTGTCTATGGCGCTTAAGTGCTATCCCTTGCTGCCCGGTGGCCTGCTGGCGATCGAATCAGTGGTGCTCCATCTGACCGAACCGTCCAATCTCTACCATGAAGTGTCCTCTAACCTGCCGGTGATTTTGCTGCTGATGTTTATGGTGGCGGGAATCTACTTCATGAAGGGGATGCTGCTCTATGTCTTTACCAAGCTGCTCTTGAATGTACGGAATAAAACTGCCCTTTCGCTCCTGTTTACTCTGATGGGAGCGGTTCTTTCAGCCTTTCTGGATGCTTTGACAGTGACCGCCGTGCTGATCAGCGCGGCAGTCGGTTTCTATTCCGTCTATCACCGGGTTGTTTCAGGCCGTAATAAAGGTGAGGCTCATGATTACTCAATTGATGATCTCCTGCATGAAGGCCACCGGATAGAGTTAGATAAGTTTCGTGCTTTTTTGCGTAGTCTGCTGATGCATGGTGCGGTAGGCACGGCGTTGGGTGGTGTCAGTACGCTGGTAGGAGAGCCCCAAAACTTGCTGATCGGCGAGAAAATGGGCTGGCATTTTGTCGACTTCTTTATTTATATGGCACCGGTGTCTATGCCGGTGCTCTTGTGTGGCTTGCTCACGACCATTGTGCTGGAGCGAACCGGCTGGTTTGGCTACGGTGCCGAAATTCCTGAGCCGGTGTTTAATATTCTCAAAGCGTTTGATCAGGAAGCTCAGTCGCAATGGGGAGTAAAGGAACGAGCTGAGCTCTATATGCAGTTTGCCGTGGCCATCTTTCTGATTTTTGCACTGGCCTTTCATCTGGCTGAAGTCGGTATTGTCGGTCTGACAGTCATTATTTTACTGACCAGCATGAACGGCATTACAGAAGAGCATCGGATTGGCCGTGCGTTTGAAGAGGCGCTCCCTTTTACCGCCCTTTTAGTGGTGTTTTTCACGATAGTGTCTGTTATCCACGATCAGCATCTGTTTACCCCGGTGATCGAATGGGTATTGCGTATGGATCTGCGTAACCAGCCTGCGATGTTTTTTGTTGCCAACGGTTTGCTGTCAGCGATCAGTGACAACGTGTTTGTTGCGACGGTCTATATTAATGAGGTTGCTGAAGCGTTTCGGACTGGCCGGATTAGCCGTGAACACTTCGATAGTTTAGCTATAGCGATCAACACTGGTACTAACCTGCCGAGTGTTGCGACACCGAATGGTCAGGCTGCTTTTCTGTTTCTGCTGACCTCAGCGGCCGCGCCGTTGGTCAGACTCTCGTATATGCGGATGGTCATTATGGCACTGCCCTACACTATTGTGCTGAGTATCTCGGGACTGCTAGCGGTGATCTATCTGATCTGATCAGTGTGGGAAAAGTAGTTAACCATTAAAGACCAGATGGTAGGTAAAACGGGCTTCGAATTGGCTTCGTACTTAATCAATTCTTCTGTTCGTTTATAGAAGATTCGGTCGATGTAACGTTTAGCCTTACGACGCTCCCATGCTGCATTGGCAAGGTTAGCGAATTCAAATTGTTGCTCACCACTCAGTTGTATGTCGTACTTTATTGAACGTTTACCACCTAGTGTCTGGTGGTGAATTTTGGAGGTTGTGCACATGATAATGTATCCGACTTTGAGGATACCTTAATTATGGCAGTGGTTTCGGGAACCGAGCTGAAAGTTTCTCAACTCGATTCCAGGTCACTGTAGGAATATGTTTTGGGCTATTGTCCAGGCTTGAACAAACGTAATCGATTTGCATTGCTGACTACTGTCACGGATGAGAAGGCCATTGCTGCACCGGCAATGACCGGACTCAGTAGCATGCCGGTTAATGGGAATAGAATGCCAGCAGCCACCGGTATGCCCAGGGTGTTATAGATAAAAGCGCCAAACAGGTTCTGGCGAATATTGCTCAAGGTGGCCCGGGATAGTTCAATGGCGTCGGCGACCGAATGCAGGCTGTTGCGAATTAATACCATATCGGCACTTTCAATCGCTACATCGGTTCCATTGCCGATAGCAAAGCCGACATCGGCCCGCGCAAGGGCCGGGGCATCATTAATACCATCCCCACACATTCCGACTTTACTGCCTGCCTGCTGGAGTTTTTCTACCTCTAGCGCCTTACCTGCAGGCAACACCCCGGCAATAAAGTTATCCACACCCACTTGCTGAGCTACTGCAGCAGCGGTCTGTGGATTATCGCCGGTGAGCATAATGACGTTAATGCCAGCGGCTTTAAGCCGGGCAATCGCGGTGACTGAATCCTGTCTGACCGGGTCTGCGATCGCCAGTACTCCGGCTAACTGCCCATCAAGGGAGACATATACGGGTGTTTTAGCCTGTTCAGCCAGTGTCAGAGCCTGAGTTTCAAAGCGTGAGCAGTCTATTTTTTGTTCAGCCATCCAGGCCTTATTGCCGAGGGTGACCTTAATATTATTAATAACCCCTTTGGCCCCGCGTCCGCTGATGGCCTTAAAACGTTCGACCGGTAGTAGCGTTTCTTGCCGCGCTTGTGCATGGCGAACAATCGCCTCGGCAAGAGGATGTTCTGAGGCGGTTTCAAGTGAGGCCGCCAGCTGGAGCATGTTTGGCTGCTCACCCAGTATATCGGTCACCCGGGGAGCCCCTTCGGTTATGGTGCCCGTTTTATCCAGCACCAGAGTTTGCAGTTGAGACGCGCTTTGCAGGGCCTGGCCATTACGGATCAGGATGCCGTATTCAGCGGCTTTACCGACGCCGACCATGACCGACATCGGTGTTGCCAGTCCTAAAGCGCAAGGGCAGGCAATAATCAGCACGGTGGTTGCGGTGATCAACATGTAAGCCAGATGAGGCTCAGGGCCAAGCAGGTACCAGAGCAGCGCGGTGAGCAGGCTGCAAAGTATTACCACCGGGACAAAGATAGCGGCAACGTTGTCCGCCATTCGGGATATCTCAGGTTTGCTGGCCTGAGCTTGCTTGACCATCTCAATGATCCGGCTCAGCGCTGTCTCGCTGCCGACCTTCTCTGCTTTAATGATCAATGCGCCGGACTTATTCAGCGTTCCCGCGCTAACCTGGTCGCCGACAGACTTATTCACAGGTAGTGGTTCGCCACTGAGCATTGACTCATCAATCAGACTGTTGCCCTCCACTACTAAAGCATCAACCGGGATCTGCTCGCCGGGACGAATACGTAATATTTCGCCTGCTTCAACCAGATCCAGCGGTAGATCCAGTTCTTTATCATTGCGGATTACCCGTGCTGTTTTGGGTTGCAGATTGAGCAGTCGTTCGACCGCTTCTGAGGTTTTGCCGCGGGCGCGAATCTCCATCGCCAGGCCAAAATTAACCAAACCGATGATCATGGCGCTGGCTTCGTAGTACAGATGGCGCGAGTTTTCCGGAAGCATCTCAGGAAACAGTACTACGGCGGTAGAATAAAGCCAGGCCGCTCCGGTTCCCAGTGCTATCAGACTGTCCATCGTTGTGGAGCGGTTTTTCAACGAGGACCAGGCGCCGTTAAAAAAGTGACGCCCGGGACCCAGTAAAATGGCTAGTGTTAATAGGCCCACAATGCCCCAGATAATTTGATCCTGAGGGGTGCGGACGGTCATCTCATCCATCAGCATACCCGCGATCATCAGTGGAATGCCCACACCGAGCGCCAATAGCGTATTGCGGATGTGAGTCTTGTACTGAGCGGTTTGCTGGGCTTTTTGTCGAGCCCTGTCTTCTATATCGTTGCTTGCCAGACGGCTGCGATAACCGATCTCTGTCAGGGCGTGAATCAGATGATCGTTACTGATCGAGCCTTCTACATTCAGGCGTCGCTGGGGGAAATCGACTAACGCTTGTTCGACATCGGGCAGGGCGTTAATCTTAGTCTCGATTTTTTTAACGCAGCCAGCACAACTCACATTTTCAAGTAACAAGGTAATCGTCATACTG
The genomic region above belongs to Amphritea japonica ATCC BAA-1530 and contains:
- a CDS encoding glutathione peroxidase, with the protein product MSTNSEGQTVPQVTFHTQQNNQWVDVTTDELFAGKKVVVFALPGAFTPTCSTTHLPRYNELAPVFANEGVDSIICLSVNDTFVMNAWQGDQGAENITFIPDGNGEFAAGMNMLVGKDELGFGKRSWRYSMLVVDGVIEKQFIEPDLPGDPFKVSDADTMLNYINPIAEQPKRVSILTKPGCPHCIRAKKLLTEKGLSYEEVELGSHGLSYSSLAAISGQGTTPQVFIDGQRIGGADELEEHFS
- a CDS encoding heavy metal translocating P-type ATPase, which gives rise to MTITLLLENVSCAGCVKKIETKINALPDVEQALVDFPQRRLNVEGSISNDHLIHALTEIGYRSRLASNDIEDRARQKAQQTAQYKTHIRNTLLALGVGIPLMIAGMLMDEMTVRTPQDQIIWGIVGLLTLAILLGPGRHFFNGAWSSLKNRSTTMDSLIALGTGAAWLYSTAVVLFPEMLPENSRHLYYEASAMIIGLVNFGLAMEIRARGKTSEAVERLLNLQPKTARVIRNDKELDLPLDLVEAGEILRIRPGEQIPVDALVVEGNSLIDESMLSGEPLPVNKSVGDQVSAGTLNKSGALIIKAEKVGSETALSRIIEMVKQAQASKPEISRMADNVAAIFVPVVILCSLLTALLWYLLGPEPHLAYMLITATTVLIIACPCALGLATPMSVMVGVGKAAEYGILIRNGQALQSASQLQTLVLDKTGTITEGAPRVTDILGEQPNMLQLAASLETASEHPLAEAIVRHAQARQETLLPVERFKAISGRGAKGVINNIKVTLGNKAWMAEQKIDCSRFETQALTLAEQAKTPVYVSLDGQLAGVLAIADPVRQDSVTAIARLKAAGINVIMLTGDNPQTAAAVAQQVGVDNFIAGVLPAGKALEVEKLQQAGSKVGMCGDGINDAPALARADVGFAIGNGTDVAIESADMVLIRNSLHSVADAIELSRATLSNIRQNLFGAFIYNTLGIPVAAGILFPLTGMLLSPVIAGAAMAFSSVTVVSNANRLRLFKPGQ
- the nhaB gene encoding sodium/proton antiporter NhaB; its protein translation is MRPLLQAYYSNFLGNSPSWYKLTIISFLLLNPVLLVLFGPVITGWLLIFEFIFTLSMALKCYPLLPGGLLAIESVVLHLTEPSNLYHEVSSNLPVILLLMFMVAGIYFMKGMLLYVFTKLLLNVRNKTALSLLFTLMGAVLSAFLDALTVTAVLISAAVGFYSVYHRVVSGRNKGEAHDYSIDDLLHEGHRIELDKFRAFLRSLLMHGAVGTALGGVSTLVGEPQNLLIGEKMGWHFVDFFIYMAPVSMPVLLCGLLTTIVLERTGWFGYGAEIPEPVFNILKAFDQEAQSQWGVKERAELYMQFAVAIFLIFALAFHLAEVGIVGLTVIILLTSMNGITEEHRIGRAFEEALPFTALLVVFFTIVSVIHDQHLFTPVIEWVLRMDLRNQPAMFFVANGLLSAISDNVFVATVYINEVAEAFRTGRISREHFDSLAIAINTGTNLPSVATPNGQAAFLFLLTSAAAPLVRLSYMRMVIMALPYTIVLSISGLLAVIYLI
- a CDS encoding di-heme oxidoredictase family protein, translated to MPLALPYKLLILLITLSIPVTEPVTVLAEGMAIYNPGEELPGGDTSHHKPRNRDVFTHASANMRLANRLRFELGDSVFADIWLPSPSTSTASDGLGPLYNAHACEECHPRDGRGHPPTANWPNDRAVSMFLRLSIPPQTLEHHQLLKSGKVGVIPEPVYGGQLQNFSINGLSEEGHMHISYTEKTVNMADGTEIRLRKPEYTVSELNFGPLHPDVMLSPRVAPHMLGLLLLEAIPESDILSLSDPDDTDGDGISGRPNRVWDMFSEQQALGRFGWKAGNPTVIQQTVSALSNDIGIATPYMPSSSGDCTSAQITCLSQPNGNTPLQENTEASSIVVEQLVIYTGNLGPPARPDALKPEVLRGKRVFQRIGCHKCHQPSFQTAYRPDLAEQSAQLIWPYSDLLLHDMGEGLADHRPEYLASGREWRTPPLWGIGLTETVSGHSNFLHDGRARNLLEAILWHGGEAEASRQQVINLTSSERHALITFLNSL